One Panthera leo isolate Ple1 chromosome B1, P.leo_Ple1_pat1.1, whole genome shotgun sequence DNA window includes the following coding sequences:
- the TKTL2 gene encoding transketolase-like protein 2, with protein MANDCKPDGNTVQVLRDVANRLRIHSIRATCASGSGHPTSCCSAAEIMSVLFFHTMRYKQTDPGHPDNDRFILSKGHAAPILYAAWAEVGNISESDLLSLRKIHSDLEGHPTPRVLFVDVATGSLGQGLGAACGMAYTGKYFDKASYRVFCLIGDGESSEGSVWEALAFASHYNLDNLVAVFDVNRLGQSGATPLEHCTDIYQNRCEVFGWNTYLVDGHDVEALCQAFWQAAQVKNKPTAIVAKTFKGRGIPDIEDAENWHGKPMPKERVDTIIKLIESQIQTNRNLIPKPPIEDSPQISISNIKMTCLPEYIVGDTIATRKACGLALAKLGHANERVIVLDGDTKNATFSEIFNKEHPEHFIECFIAEQNMVSVALGCATRGRTIAFVSTFAAFLARAFDQIRMGAISQTNINLIGSHCGVSIGDDGPSQVALEDLAMFRSIPNCTVFYPSDAVSTEYAVYLAADTKGMCFIRTSQPETAVIYTPQENFEIGQAKVIRQSVNDKVTVIGAGVTLHEALAAADSLSQQGISIRVIDPFTIKPLDAANIISNARATGGRVITVEDHYREGGIGEAVCAAVSREPDILVHQLAVSEVPQSGKPGELLDKFGISARHIIAAVKNTLMN; from the coding sequence ATGGCCAACGACTGCAAGCCTGATGGGAACACCGTGCAGGTGCTGCGGGACGTGGCCAACCGCCTGCGAATCCATTCTATCAGGGCCACATGTGCCTCCGGCTCCGGCCACCCCACTTCATGTTGCAGTGCAGCCGAGATCATGTCCGTGCTCTTCTTCCACACCATGAGGTATAAACAGACAGACCCAGGACATCCCGACAACGACCGATTCATCCTCTCGAAGGGCCATGCTGCCCCAATCCTCTATGCCGCTTGGGCAGAGGTGGGCAACATCAGCGAATCTGACTTGCTGAGCTTGAGGAAAATTCACAGTGACTTGGAGGGACATCCCACCCCAAGAGTGCTGTTTGTTGATGTGGCAACAGGATCACTTGGGCAAGGATTAGGTGCCGCGTGTGGAATGGCTTATACTGGCAAGTACTTCGACAAGGCCAGCTACCGGGTGTTCTGCCTCATAGGGGATGGCGAATCCTCAGAAGGCTCTGTCTGGGAGGCTTTGGCCTTTGCTTCTCACTACAATTTAGACAATCTCGTGGCAGTCTTCGACGTGAACCGCTTAGGACAAAGTGGAGCCACGCCTCTTGAGCACTGCACAGACATCTATCAGAATCGCTGTGAAGTCTTTGGGTGGAATACTTACCTAGTGGATGGCCATGATGTGGAGGCATTATGCCAAGCATTTTGGCAAGCGGCTCAAGTGAAGAACAAGCCCACTGCCATAGTTGCAAAGACCTTCAAGGGCCGGGGTATTCCAGATATTGAGGATGCAGAAAATTGGCATGGAAAGCCGATGCCAAAAGAAAGAGTAGATACAATCATCAAATTAATTGAGAGTCAGATACAGACCAACAGGAATCTCATACCAAAACCTCCCATTGAAGACTCACCTCAAATCAGCATCAGCAATATAAAAATGACCTGTCTGCCTGAATATATAGTTGGTGACACGATAGCTACTAGGAAAGCATGTGGTTTGGCTTTGGCAAAACTGGGCCACGCAAATGAAAGAGTTATTGTCCTGGATGGTGACACAAAAAACGCCACCTTTTCTGAGATATTCAATAAAGAGCACCCTGAGCATTTTATTGAGTGTTTTATTGCTGAGCAAAACATGGTGAGTGTGGCACTAGGCTGTGCCACACGTGGTCGAACCATTGCTTTTGTTAGTACCTTTGCTGCCTTTTTGGCCAGAGCATTCGATCAGATAAGGATGGGAGCCATATCTCAAACCAATATCAATCTTATTGGTTCCCACTGTGGGGTATCCATTGGTGACGATGGACCCTCCCAGGTGGCCCTGGAGGATCTAGCCATGTTCCGAAGTATTCCCAACTGTACCGTTTTCTATCCAAGTGATGCCGTCTCAACAGAGTATGCTGTTTATCTGGCTGCCGATACCAAAGGAATGTGCTTCATTCGGACCAGCCAACCAGAAACTGCAGTTATTTATACCCCACAAGAAAATTTTGAGATTGGGCAGGCCAAGGTCATCCGCCAGAGTGTCAATGACAAAGTCACAGTTATTGGAGCTGGAGTTACTCTGCATGAAGCCTTAGCAGCTGCTGACAGTCTTTCTCAACAAGGTATTTCTATCCGTGTCATTGACCCATTTACCATTAAACCCCTGGATGCTGCCAACATCATCTCCAATGCAAGAGCTACAGGTGGCCGGGTTATCACAGTGGAGGATCACTACCGGGAAGGTGGCATTGGAGAAGCTGTATGTGCAGCTGTCTCTAGAGAGCCTGACATCCTTGTTCATCAGCTGGCAGTGTCAGAAGTGCCTCAAAGTGGAAAACCTGGTGAATTGCTGGATAAGTTTGGTATCAGTGCCAGACACATCATAGCGGCTgtgaaaaatactttaatgaaCTAA